The Thiomonas sp. FB-Cd genome includes a window with the following:
- a CDS encoding SAM-dependent methyltransferase, producing MEPPRTQEGRLLLVPTPLADVAQTPLSDILPQATIHAASALHHWIVENAKTARAFLGAIHAVSPLRVPLQQHVMAVLPKHSQLDRASTRSLLQAARNGQDIGLLSEAGAPCIADPGAAVVAAAHELGITVVPLVGPSSILLGLMASGLDGQRFAFQGYLPVQAEARDATIRALERESAQRHQTQLCIETPYRNASLLLAMTRVLQPATRLTVACGLTGPQAFVRTRTVEQWRHEGIAMPEKIPALFGFLAD from the coding sequence ATGGAGCCGCCCAGGACGCAGGAGGGCAGGCTCCTACTGGTTCCAACGCCATTGGCCGACGTGGCGCAGACGCCGCTCAGCGATATTTTGCCGCAGGCCACGATCCACGCTGCCAGCGCGCTGCACCACTGGATCGTTGAAAACGCAAAGACGGCGCGGGCCTTTCTGGGGGCCATTCATGCGGTTTCGCCCCTGCGGGTGCCCTTGCAGCAGCATGTCATGGCGGTGCTTCCCAAGCATTCACAACTAGACCGTGCTTCCACACGCTCGCTGTTGCAGGCCGCGCGAAATGGGCAGGACATCGGACTGCTGTCGGAAGCCGGCGCACCGTGCATCGCAGATCCGGGCGCAGCAGTCGTTGCGGCCGCGCATGAGCTGGGCATTACCGTCGTGCCGCTGGTCGGCCCAAGCAGCATTCTTCTCGGGCTCATGGCAAGCGGTCTGGATGGCCAGCGTTTCGCCTTTCAGGGCTATCTGCCCGTTCAGGCCGAGGCTCGCGACGCGACGATCCGGGCCCTCGAGCGCGAAAGCGCCCAGCGCCATCAGACGCAGTTGTGCATCGAAACACCCTACCGCAACGCTTCGCTGCTGCTGGCCATGACCCGCGTTCTGCAACCGGCGACGCGGCTGACTGTGGCTTGCGGTCTTACAGGACCGCAGGCGTTCGTGCGCACACGCACTGTGGAGCAATGGCGCCATGAAGGGATCGCCATGCCCGAAAAGATTCCGGCGCTTTTCGGTTTTTTGGCGGACTGA
- a CDS encoding YeeE/YedE family protein, with amino-acid sequence MQRKGRVQFSIFPDTYMDWIARLFPTGWTHFLAGGVAIGAGVSLLFLLTGFIGGVSTAYSAVWSYFSSWPHFRQEKFIATRNWRLTYALGMILGALVFTIAFNHGESFVTRVPTWQLLFGGVIGGFGARMGGGCTSGHGICGLGSLQLPSLLAVITFLFTAIVTAHVVRALGGF; translated from the coding sequence ATGCAGCGAAAAGGACGGGTCCAGTTTTCGATTTTTCCGGATACTTACATGGATTGGATTGCACGCTTGTTTCCTACAGGTTGGACTCACTTTCTCGCTGGAGGTGTTGCGATCGGCGCGGGTGTGAGCCTACTGTTTCTTCTCACCGGGTTCATTGGCGGAGTGAGCACTGCGTATAGCGCCGTATGGTCCTATTTCAGCTCGTGGCCACACTTTCGACAAGAGAAATTCATAGCCACCCGCAACTGGCGGCTGACCTATGCGTTGGGGATGATCCTGGGAGCCCTGGTGTTCACGATCGCCTTCAATCACGGCGAGAGTTTCGTGACTCGCGTTCCGACCTGGCAACTTCTGTTCGGGGGCGTCATCGGCGGCTTCGGTGCCCGTATGGGCGGCGGGTGCACATCAGGCCATGGCATCTGCGGCCTTGGCTCGCTGCAATTGCCATCGCTCTTGGCGGTCATCACCTTTCTCTTCACCGCGATCGTTACCGCGCATGTGGTGCGAGCGCTTGGGGGATTCTGA
- a CDS encoding DUF6691 family protein, with the protein MLKRVRPLPVLVSALLAGSLFGFGLALSTMVKPEAIIQFLLLRNMGLLLVMAGAAFVVMLAYRFIPRLMRTPVFGLGWGVHPSHLNARTIIGAALFGVGWGLSGVCPGPALAALGVGNWPLLYVIGGILIGAWLEGRFFEKD; encoded by the coding sequence ATGCTCAAACGCGTACGCCCCCTGCCTGTACTCGTCTCCGCCCTGCTCGCCGGCAGCCTCTTCGGCTTCGGTCTAGCCTTGTCAACCATGGTCAAGCCCGAGGCGATCATCCAGTTCCTGCTCCTCAGAAATATGGGCCTTTTGCTGGTCATGGCCGGCGCCGCTTTCGTCGTGATGCTGGCCTATCGCTTCATCCCCAGACTCATGCGCACCCCAGTGTTCGGCCTAGGCTGGGGTGTTCATCCCTCTCACCTCAACGCCCGTACGATTATCGGTGCCGCGCTGTTCGGGGTGGGATGGGGCTTGAGCGGTGTGTGTCCCGGCCCTGCGCTGGCCGCGCTTGGCGTTGGCAACTGGCCACTCCTTTATGTGATCGGTGGAATCCTGATTGGCGCCTGGCTTGAGGGCCGGTTTTTCGAAAAGGACTGA
- a CDS encoding RluA family pseudouridine synthase: MHPPTPAAATVLPVGESGAGQRLDNFLARVLKGVPRSHIYRIVRSGEVRVNGARAEASQKLNESDQVRVPPIRTAPPGTAAPARQYPILHEDAWLLAINKPAGIAVHGGSGLSFGVIESMRAGQEGRFLELVHRLDRDTSGVLLLAKKRSALTAVHASLREREADKRYFALVAGLWKGDAVTVNTPLHKFLTVSGERRVRVAAAGEGQPARTQFRPLQRYPWPDSALVTATGVPGLTLLEARIHTGRTHQIRVHLQSLGFPIVGDEKYGSEAFNRTLARGGLLAGLPGNARMFLHAARLALNHPHSGQPLVLTADWPEEDARWLRRLSELCRPSPQS, translated from the coding sequence ATGCACCCTCCCACTCCAGCAGCAGCCACCGTGCTCCCAGTGGGCGAATCAGGGGCAGGCCAACGCTTGGACAACTTTCTCGCGCGCGTGCTCAAAGGGGTGCCTCGCAGCCACATTTATCGCATCGTGCGTTCGGGCGAAGTGCGCGTCAATGGCGCGCGCGCCGAGGCGTCGCAGAAGTTGAACGAGTCGGATCAGGTGCGTGTGCCGCCGATCCGCACCGCACCGCCAGGCACGGCAGCGCCGGCTCGGCAATACCCGATTCTGCATGAGGACGCGTGGCTACTGGCCATCAATAAGCCGGCAGGAATCGCCGTGCATGGTGGGTCGGGTCTGAGTTTCGGGGTGATCGAATCCATGCGTGCAGGCCAGGAGGGGCGTTTTCTGGAATTGGTTCATCGGCTCGATCGTGATACTTCCGGAGTGTTGCTGTTGGCCAAAAAGCGCAGTGCCCTGACTGCCGTGCACGCCAGTCTGCGCGAGCGCGAGGCTGACAAGCGGTATTTTGCACTCGTGGCCGGGTTGTGGAAGGGTGATGCGGTCACGGTGAACACGCCTCTGCATAAATTCCTCACAGTCTCAGGCGAGCGGCGCGTAAGGGTGGCGGCGGCTGGCGAGGGCCAACCGGCTCGAACCCAGTTTCGTCCCCTGCAGCGCTACCCTTGGCCAGATTCCGCGCTGGTCACAGCGACGGGCGTGCCGGGATTGACCCTGCTTGAGGCACGGATCCACACGGGGCGCACCCATCAGATCCGCGTGCATCTACAAAGCTTGGGGTTCCCCATTGTGGGCGATGAAAAGTACGGGTCCGAGGCCTTCAACCGGACTCTGGCACGAGGCGGTCTGCTGGCAGGGTTGCCTGGCAACGCCCGCATGTTTTTGCACGCGGCCAGGCTGGCGCTCAATCACCCACACAGCGGTCAGCCGTTGGTGCTGACGGCCGACTGGCCGGAAGAAGACGCACGCTGGTTGCGGCGCCTCAGTGAACTGTGCCGGCCGTCCCCCCAATCCTGA
- a CDS encoding HAD family hydrolase, with translation MSPARTAYSLLVFDWDGTLMDSTAVITRSIQAACRDLGLAVPSDVDASYVIGLGLGDALRFAAPMLDPGDYDKLSQAYRRHYFAHDNDLTLFPGALDMLLALKSAGHSIAVATGKSRLGLDRALDHTDLRHLFDATRTADESESKPHPAMLQQIMETLGHGPEETLMIGDTTHDLLMARNAGAAALAVTYGAHDARELAALQPVYVADSVASLQRFLLGK, from the coding sequence ATGTCCCCTGCACGAACCGCATATTCCCTCCTGGTCTTCGATTGGGATGGGACCTTGATGGACTCCACCGCCGTCATCACCCGGTCGATCCAGGCCGCCTGTCGGGATTTGGGCCTCGCCGTGCCCAGCGATGTTGATGCGTCCTATGTGATCGGCCTGGGCCTGGGCGATGCCTTGCGCTTCGCCGCACCGATGCTGGACCCAGGTGATTACGACAAGCTCTCGCAGGCCTACCGCCGTCACTACTTTGCACACGACAACGACCTTACATTGTTTCCTGGCGCGCTCGACATGCTGCTGGCACTCAAATCCGCCGGGCATAGCATCGCCGTAGCCACTGGCAAGTCGCGGCTGGGACTGGACCGCGCACTTGACCACACCGACCTGCGCCATCTGTTCGATGCAACGCGCACAGCCGATGAGAGTGAGTCCAAGCCGCACCCGGCCATGCTGCAACAGATCATGGAGACGCTCGGCCATGGCCCCGAGGAAACCCTGATGATTGGCGACACGACCCACGACCTGCTCATGGCGCGTAATGCAGGCGCTGCCGCGCTTGCCGTAACTTACGGGGCTCACGACGCTCGTGAACTGGCTGCATTGCAGCCCGTCTATGTGGCCGATTCAGTGGCCTCGCTGCAGCGTTTTCTTCTTGGCAAATGA
- a CDS encoding Maf family nucleotide pyrophosphatase: protein MHGIAQPHDHPPLVLASTSVYRRELLQRLRLAFSVRSPQTDETQLPSEAPREMALRLAKAKASAVASFEPGAWVIGSDQVCACEGRVLGKPGSHDAAAAQLRLLSGRESVFHTAIALVAPDGRTQVQEVPTRVRMRLLTDMQIEAYLRADQPYDCAGSAKSESLGIALVEAISSDDPTAIVGLPLIALCNMLLAAGFPVLGSAA, encoded by the coding sequence ATGCACGGCATTGCGCAGCCGCATGACCATCCGCCCCTGGTGCTCGCCTCGACCTCGGTCTACCGACGCGAGCTTTTGCAACGCCTGCGCCTTGCCTTCTCTGTGCGCAGCCCGCAGACCGACGAAACTCAACTGCCGAGTGAAGCGCCACGCGAGATGGCGTTGCGATTGGCCAAGGCCAAAGCAAGTGCCGTCGCGTCCTTCGAACCTGGGGCTTGGGTCATCGGGTCGGACCAGGTATGCGCATGCGAGGGGCGTGTCCTGGGCAAACCTGGTAGCCATGATGCAGCCGCTGCGCAGTTGCGCCTCCTGAGCGGACGCGAGTCGGTGTTTCATACGGCAATTGCACTCGTCGCGCCGGATGGCCGGACGCAGGTGCAGGAGGTCCCTACGCGGGTACGCATGCGCCTGCTAACCGACATGCAGATCGAGGCCTATTTGCGCGCGGACCAACCCTACGACTGCGCCGGCAGCGCCAAGTCCGAGAGTCTCGGGATCGCGCTCGTTGAAGCCATCAGCAGCGACGATCCAACGGCAATTGTCGGGCTACCACTCATTGCCCTGTGCAACATGCTTCTCGCTGCGGGATTTCCCGTATTGGGGTCTGCCGCGTGA
- a CDS encoding S49 family peptidase, translating into MNDKHPEDFPREPALGDSAHPPSGAWERSVMERLVLEIVAEKRRARRWSIFFRLVFLGLLLAVLGGGYIAEYTSGTSAGAHTALVEINGEISASSVASADNINAALQDAFDDANTKAVILRINSPGGSPVQASQINAEIWRLRARHKHIPIYAVCDEVCASAAYYIAVATDKIYVNPASLVGSIGVLMEGFGVSGLMDKLGVTRRLLTAGAKKGFMDPFSPMPEDQKTYALGMLKQIHMQFIAAVEKGRGKRLKINDDTFSGLVWTGESAVQQGLADGFGDTDSVARDVVHEKTLVDYTRSENVVDRLAKRFGASLGMGAMHEMMQSGGWSLQ; encoded by the coding sequence ATGAACGATAAGCATCCTGAAGACTTTCCACGAGAACCCGCGCTCGGCGACTCTGCGCATCCGCCTTCCGGCGCATGGGAGCGCAGCGTGATGGAAAGGTTGGTATTGGAAATCGTCGCCGAAAAGCGTCGTGCTCGCCGCTGGTCGATTTTTTTTCGCCTGGTCTTCCTCGGTCTGCTGCTGGCCGTGCTTGGTGGTGGCTACATCGCCGAGTACACGAGCGGGACGTCGGCTGGCGCGCACACGGCACTGGTCGAGATCAACGGGGAGATTTCTGCCTCGTCGGTTGCCAGCGCGGACAACATCAACGCTGCTTTGCAGGATGCCTTTGATGATGCGAACACCAAGGCCGTGATCCTTCGTATCAACAGCCCCGGGGGCAGTCCGGTGCAGGCCAGCCAGATCAACGCGGAGATCTGGCGCCTGCGCGCAAGGCACAAGCACATACCCATCTACGCGGTTTGCGACGAGGTCTGCGCCTCGGCAGCCTATTACATCGCAGTGGCAACCGACAAGATCTACGTGAACCCGGCAAGCTTGGTCGGATCCATCGGCGTGTTGATGGAGGGGTTTGGCGTATCAGGGCTGATGGACAAGTTGGGGGTAACCCGGCGCCTGCTCACGGCAGGCGCTAAAAAGGGATTCATGGATCCTTTTTCGCCCATGCCCGAAGACCAGAAGACCTACGCGTTGGGGATGCTCAAGCAGATCCACATGCAGTTCATTGCCGCAGTCGAGAAGGGGCGCGGCAAGCGGTTGAAAATCAACGACGATACCTTCTCCGGACTGGTGTGGACTGGCGAATCCGCGGTGCAGCAAGGTCTGGCGGACGGTTTTGGCGACACCGACAGTGTGGCGCGCGACGTGGTGCATGAAAAAACGCTGGTGGACTACACCCGGAGTGAAAACGTGGTGGACCGGCTAGCCAAGCGTTTCGGTGCGTCTCTCGGCATGGGCGCCATGCACGAGATGATGCAAAGCGGTGGTTGGTCGCTGCAGTGA